In Ramlibacter sp., the sequence TTCGGCCCCGCGCGCGAGCGCATTCCCGAGCCGCTGGTGCGCCTGCAAGGCGGGGATGCCTGCGAGGCGTTGGGCCTTCAATTCCGCGTGATCGACGTGCCGGGCCACACCGCGGGGCACATCGCCTATTTCCACCAGCCCGCGCCGGGGGACTCCCGGCTGGGCGGGACGCCCTTGCTGTTTTGCGGCGACACCCTGTTTTCTGGCGGCTGCGGGCGCCTGTTCGAGGGCACGCCAGCGCAAATGCTGGCCTCGCTCGACGCGTTGGCCGGGCTACCCGGTGACACGCGGGTCTGCTGCACTCATGAGTACACCCTGGCCAACCTGCGGTTCGCACGCGCCGTCGAACCCGACAATGCCGAGCTCGCCGCCTACAGCCGGCGCTGCGAGGCGCTGCGCGAGCGCGGCGAACCGACCCTGCCGTCCACCTTGTCGCTGGAACTGCAGATCAATCCGTTCTTGCGCAGCCGGGAACCCGGTGTGGTGCGGGCGGCCCGCGGCTTTGACAAACAGGCCGGCGACGAAACCAGTGTGTTCGCCGCCATCCGCCAATGGAAGAACGAATTCAGATGAAGCTGCTTCACCTCGCCAGCCTGTCGTGCCTGATCTGGCTGACCGGCTGCGCCACCGGCCCCAACGCCCCCGCCGAACCGGGCGCCATTGCCGGCCCCCCGATCACCGCGCCCGAACCCTCCCCTCCCCCCCACGTGGCCATCATTCCGAGTGGCCCCTTGCAGCCCATCACGGCCTCGGAAGCGGCGTCGCGCGGGGTCGCGCGGCTGGCCCCCCCGGCCGACCTGTGGGAGCGCATCCGGCGCGGCTTTGCCATGCCCAACCTCGACACCGACCTCGTGCGTGCGCAGGAGCAGTGGTACGCGAGCCGGCCCGACTACATCCAGCGCATGACCGAGCGCTCGCGCAAGTACCTGTTCCACATCGTCGAGGAGCTCGAGCGGCGCAACATGCCCAGCGAGCTGGCATTGCTCCCGTTCATCGAGAGCGCCTTCAACCCGCAGGCCATGTCCACCGCCAAGGCCGCCGGCATGTGGCAGTTCATACCCAGCACGGGGCGGTCGTTCGACCTCAAGCAGAACGTGTTCCGCGACGACCGCCGCGATGTGCTGGCCTCGACCCGCGCGGCGCTGGACTACCTGCAGAAGCTGCATGACATGTTTGGCGACTGGCACCTCGCGCTGGCCGCCTACAACTGGGGCGAAGGCAGCGTGGGCCGCGCCATTGCGAAGAACCAGCGCAGCGGCCTGGGGGGCGGCTACACCGATCTCAACATGCCCAACGAGACGCGCAACTACGTGCCCAAGCTGCAGGCAGTGAAAAACATCGTCGCCAATCCGGACGCGTTCCGCACGGAGCTGCCGCTGATCGAGAACCACCCCTATTTCCAGTCGGTCGACATTGCGCGCGACATTGACGTGGAACTGGCGGCCCGGCTGGCCGACGTCAAGATCGAGGATTTCAAGGCCCTCAATCCCTCGGCCAACCGCCCGGTGATCCTCGCAGCGGGCACGCCGCAGATCCTGCTGCCCTGGGACAACGCCACCGTCTTCCGCCGCAATTTCGAGGCCTACACCGAAGGCCAGTACGCAAGCTGGACCGCCTGGACGGCACCCTCCACGATGAGCGCAGCGGTGGCCGCCAAGAAGGCCGGCATGAGCGAGGCCGACTTCCGCGCCGTGAACCAGATCCCGCCGCGCATGCTCATCAAGGCCGGCTCCACCGTGCTGGTGCCCCGTTCCGCCAAGGTGCAGAACGACGTGGCCGAGCATATTGCCGACAACGCCCAGCTGAGCCTCGCCCCTGAAGTCGTCACCCGGCGCACCCTGGTCAAGGCCGGCCGGCATGACACCGTGGCCAGCATCGCCCGGCGCTACCGCCTGAGCCCCGGCAACGTGGCCAGCTGGAACGACGTCAGCCCCACGGCCGCTTTCAAGGCGGGGGAGAAGGTGGTGGTGTTCCTGCCGGTTCGGGCTGCGAAAGCACGCACATCCGTGAAACGGAAATCAGGGGTGTCCAGCGGCAGGCGCAGCAAGCGTCGGCCCTGATCGCGCCAGCCCATGAGGTCAGGCAAGCGGTTGGGCCTCGGGCTCGTTGCCATCTGGTGGGTGCTATTGGTCCTGCCCGCGGTCGTCGCCTTCTCGCCGTCGAACAGCTGGGATGTTTCCCCGCTGGCCCTCCTCATGGTGACCGTCTGGGCTATCGCATCAACATGGTTTGCCGCCGGCCCCACGGGTTTCTTCGTGCTGACCTATCCGTTCGCGCTGTTCGGCCTGTGCGCTGCCTGGGCCGGCGCAATGCGGCAGGCCGATTTGCTGGAGATCCTGCTTCTCTCGGGTGGACCTGAAAGGCATGAAGCCCTGGCAGCCTTGAGCCCCTACTGGATGGGAATCCTGCTCGCTGCATTGATTCTGGCGCTCGTGGCCGCCGGTGCGATCCGCTCGCTGCCGACGCGGTCGCCAAGGCCCCGGCTGCGAGCAATCGCATGGTTGGTGGCGGCGGGTTGCGCCCTGGGCTTTGCCATGCCGATGACCTTTTTTCGCGCATGGCCTGTGAATGTCATGAGTCTGGCGCTGGCCAAACTTCTCGACAAGCGGGATTTTCTGGCAACGGCCCTGCCCTATGGCGCAATCAACCCCCGCGCTGCCGGTCAGACATGGAAGGCCTCACGCCCATCGGGCGCGCCTTCTGGTCGCGAGACATACATCCTGATCATCGGTGAAAGCGTGAGGGCGGACCGGCTTGGCCCGTGCGGGGGGAACGCACTTCTGGCTTTGAGGCATGAAGCGATCACGTTTTGCGATGTCATATCCGGGGCCAGCGGGACCCATCTGTCGGTTCCTCTTCTGATTTCGCGTGACTCTGCTGACAGTGCCCCAAGGGTCAGCAGCGACGCGACCTTCATGAAGGCCTTTGAAGAAGTCGGGTTTGAGACCTACTGGCTCTCTGTACAGGATCAATCCATTGCATGGCCCGACGCGATGCACTCCACCTATTTGTCCCCTTCTGCGCCGGACCGCGAAACTCTCATCGGGCCCCTGAAGCACGCCCTTGCCGCCCCCGGCCTCAAGAAGCTCATCGTTCTGCACGGCTATGGAGCACATTTCAACTACTGCGACCGCTATCGGCCCCAACACGCATTGCAGGCCGTCGACTGCCGTGGCTTGGGTGCGTTGCCAGACAGGCCCACCCGACCCCAATGGCTTTCCAGCTACGACAATGCCATTTCTGAGTCGCTAGCCTTTGTGGACGCGGTCATTGACGTGATCGATTCCGTCGATGCAGAGACGGTCCTTCTCTACACATCCGATCACGGAGAAAATCTGCTGGACGATGGAAGAAACCTCGTTCAGCACGCCTTGGCCACACCAACTCCATGGGACACGCGCGTGCCGGCCATCCTGTGGGCCAACAAAACCTGGAAGGTCAGCCACGATTCCTGGTGGCGTGCGCTGGGCGCGAACCGGAAGGCCCATGCAATGCATGGAGACCTGATTCCCACTCTTCTGGGAGCCGCAAACATCCACTACGAAGAGCCTCGTCCACAAGTTGTGGACCTGGGCCGGCAGCGGCCCGGCAACCGAATTCGCTGGGTGAAACGTCGACTTGGTGAAACCGTTGATGGAGACAAATTATGAGCGGCCGGAAACTGCCAGGATTCCATTTATTTTTTCCGGTGGCAACAGGGCTGTTCTTTGGCGCTTTCTACGCCATGCGCGGCTACAAGGAGCCATGGATCACCGCGTCGGCGCCTTCGGTCATGCTGATCGACGGACTCGCCCTGATCGCCCTGATGCCTGCAAGCCTGCTCCTCCTGAGGCATCTTGTTTCCTCGTTTGCCAGGCGACTGCCCGACTTCCCATCCTTTGAATCCAGATTCTTCCGCCTGGAGAAACTGTCTTATGCCCCTTGCCTGGTTGCCGCGGCTTTCCTCGGCCCCGTCACCCCCAACCACGCGGTGGCGCTTGCAACCTGGGTGGCCATCGGCCTCTTGCAGATCCTCATTCTTTTTGCAGTGATGGGGCGCGGCAACCGTCTGAAAGCCGTATCCACAGACACCTACATCGGGTTGCTGTTCTTGATATCTGGCTTCTCGGCGCTGATTTACCAGGTGGTCTGGCAACGTGTCCTGTTCACCACCTTTGGCGTCAACACCGAGTCCGTGACGGCCATAGTCTCTACCTTCATGTTTGGCCTGGGCATCGGCGCCATTGCCGGGAATTATCTGCTGCTCAGGTTTCGCCAGCACCTGCTGCATGTCTTTCTGGCTCTGGAGATTGGCATCGGTGTCTTTGGCATTTTCAGCGTGGCCCTGATTGACTGGGTCGGGCAGAGCTCTGTTCCCGTGTCCACATTGACACTCCTGCTGCGCGTCTATGCGGTGCTTGCCCTTCCGACGCTACTGATGGGTGCAACCCTGCCTGTTTTGGTGGGCTATCTGGAGCGTCGCATCCAGAACATGGGCCGCACGGTCGGGCTGCTTTACGCGTTCAATACGTTCGGCTCTGCCATCGCGGCCTTCGCCACGGTGCAGATCCTTTTTGTACTTACGGGCTTGCAGGCCAGTGTCTTCGTCGCGGTCGCATGCAACCTCGTGACCGCCGGGTTGATTTTCCACGCCAGCCGTCATCTGGAACTTCGTCAGGCTGCGGACACGGTGCAGCCCTCTCAGGCTTCCTTCGCCGGCGAAAGACTAACGGCATCACAGGCGTTCGCCCTGCTTGCGCTCATTGGATTCATCTCCCTGAGCCAGGAG encodes:
- a CDS encoding transglycosylase SLT domain-containing protein is translated as MKLLHLASLSCLIWLTGCATGPNAPAEPGAIAGPPITAPEPSPPPHVAIIPSGPLQPITASEAASRGVARLAPPADLWERIRRGFAMPNLDTDLVRAQEQWYASRPDYIQRMTERSRKYLFHIVEELERRNMPSELALLPFIESAFNPQAMSTAKAAGMWQFIPSTGRSFDLKQNVFRDDRRDVLASTRAALDYLQKLHDMFGDWHLALAAYNWGEGSVGRAIAKNQRSGLGGGYTDLNMPNETRNYVPKLQAVKNIVANPDAFRTELPLIENHPYFQSVDIARDIDVELAARLADVKIEDFKALNPSANRPVILAAGTPQILLPWDNATVFRRNFEAYTEGQYASWTAWTAPSTMSAAVAAKKAGMSEADFRAVNQIPPRMLIKAGSTVLVPRSAKVQNDVAEHIADNAQLSLAPEVVTRRTLVKAGRHDTVASIARRYRLSPGNVASWNDVSPTAAFKAGEKVVVFLPVRAAKARTSVKRKSGVSSGRRSKRRP
- a CDS encoding phosphoethanolamine transferase, with the protein product MLLVLPAVVAFSPSNSWDVSPLALLMVTVWAIASTWFAAGPTGFFVLTYPFALFGLCAAWAGAMRQADLLEILLLSGGPERHEALAALSPYWMGILLAALILALVAAGAIRSLPTRSPRPRLRAIAWLVAAGCALGFAMPMTFFRAWPVNVMSLALAKLLDKRDFLATALPYGAINPRAAGQTWKASRPSGAPSGRETYILIIGESVRADRLGPCGGNALLALRHEAITFCDVISGASGTHLSVPLLISRDSADSAPRVSSDATFMKAFEEVGFETYWLSVQDQSIAWPDAMHSTYLSPSAPDRETLIGPLKHALAAPGLKKLIVLHGYGAHFNYCDRYRPQHALQAVDCRGLGALPDRPTRPQWLSSYDNAISESLAFVDAVIDVIDSVDAETVLLYTSDHGENLLDDGRNLVQHALATPTPWDTRVPAILWANKTWKVSHDSWWRALGANRKAHAMHGDLIPTLLGAANIHYEEPRPQVVDLGRQRPGNRIRWVKRRLGETVDGDKL
- the gloB gene encoding hydroxyacylglutathione hydrolase, which encodes MKLIPLPAFTDNYIWMLHDAHHAVVVDPGDAQPVFDALRTLGLQLSAILVTHHHPDHVGGVDALRDATGARVFGPARERIPEPLVRLQGGDACEALGLQFRVIDVPGHTAGHIAYFHQPAPGDSRLGGTPLLFCGDTLFSGGCGRLFEGTPAQMLASLDALAGLPGDTRVCCTHEYTLANLRFARAVEPDNAELAAYSRRCEALRERGEPTLPSTLSLELQINPFLRSREPGVVRAARGFDKQAGDETSVFAAIRQWKNEFR